In one Ictalurus punctatus breed USDA103 chromosome 19, Coco_2.0, whole genome shotgun sequence genomic region, the following are encoded:
- the LOC108280103 gene encoding ribonuclease inhibitor-like produces MFRLYGSSVSSEVCAALSSALRSNPSHVRELNLSFNKLGDSGVKSLSAVLENPHCKLKKLRLHDCCVSHKGCAALTSALRSNPSHLRDLTLSYNYVGDSGVKGLSAVLENPHCKLYTLRLGSCGVSDEGCAALTSALTSNPSHLRELDLSYNRIGDSGVKSLSAVLENPHCKLEILWLIGCSVSDEGCAALTSALRSNPSHLRDLNLSYNKIGDSGVKTLSALTDDKHYKLQTLKI; encoded by the exons atgtttag gttgTATGGTTCTAGTGTATCAAGTGAAGTCTGTGCTGCTCTgtcttcagctctgagatcaaacccctcacacgtgagagaactgaatctgtcCTTTAataaactaggagactcaggagtgaagagtctctctgctgtactggagaatcctcactgtaaactgaagaaactgag GTTGCATGATTGTTGTGTCTCACAtaaaggctgtgctgctctgacttcagctctgagatcaaacccctcacacctgagagaccTGACTCTGTCCTATAATTatgtaggagactcaggagtgaagggtctctctgctgtactggagaatcctcactgcaAACTGTAcacactgag gttgGGTTCttgtggtgtctcagatgaaggctgtgctgctctgacttcagctctgacatcaaacccctcacacctgagagaactggatctgtcctATAATAGaataggagactcaggagtgaagagtctctctgctgtactggagaatcctcactgtaaactggagatactgtg GTTGATTGGTTGTagtgtctcagatgaaggctgtgctgctctgacttcagctctgagatcaaacccctcacacctgagagatcTGAATCTGTCCTATAATAAaataggagactcaggagtgaagactCTCTCTGCACTTACGGAtgataaacattacaaactacaGACACTGAA GATTTGA
- the LOC128635395 gene encoding NLR family CARD domain-containing protein 3-like, with the protein MKKFECLNGVIINLGNQTLLNEIYTELYITEGDSGKVNKEHEVRQIEAASRRTTTEETPIKCKDIFKPLSEQDKPIRTVLTKGVAGIGKTVSVQKFILDWAEGKANQDIHLIFPLPFRELNLMKDQKLSLMELLHVCFKETKETEMSSLEKVLFIFDGLDECRFPLDFQNTVRVCDVTESASVHVLLINLIKGNLLPSALIWITSRPAAADQIPSECVHRVTEVRGFNDPQKEEYFRKRISDQSLANNIITHLKSLRSLYIMCHIPVFCWISATVLERMLGEAESGEIPKTLTQMYTHFLIIQTNIIGEKYSKKQKSDKMLLKLGKLAFQQLKKGNLIFYEEDVRKCGIDVREAAVYSGVCTQIFREEFGLHQSKVYCFVHLSIQEHLAALYVHLTFMIKKRNVLIQHQVSIWWMEKITISEVHKSAVDQALESQTGHLDLFLRFLLGLSVKSNQKLLHALVTQAGSSSQSREETVQYIKKKIGEDLPPEKSINLFHCLNELCDNSLVEEIQHYLKSGKQSEFSSSQWSALVFVLLTSAQELEEFDLSKYISTDKIPETVFLKLMPVIAASRKAM; encoded by the coding sequence ATGAAGAAGTTTGAGTGTTTGAATGGAGTGATAATAAACCTGGGAAACCAAACActcctgaatgagatctacacagagctctacatcacagagggagacagtggaaaagtcaataaagaacatgaggtgagacagattgaggcagcatccaggagaacaacaacagaggaaacaccaaTCAAATGCAAGGACATCTTTAAGCCCTTATCTGAACAAGACAAAcccatcagaactgtgctgacAAAGGGAGTCGCTGGCAtcggaaaaacagtctctgtgcagaagttcattctggactgggctgaagggaaagcaaatcaggacatccacctcatatttccacttcctttcagagagctgaatctgatgaaggaccagaaactgagtctgatggagctccttcatgtctgttttaaggaaacaaaagaaacagaaatgtccagtttggaaaaggttctgttcatttttgacgGATTAGACGAGTGTCGTTTTCCTCTAGATTTCCAGaacacagtgagagtgtgtgatgtaactgaatcagcatcagtgcatgtgctgctgataaacctgatcaaagggaatctgcttccctctgctctcatctggatcacctctcgaccagcagcagctgatcaaatcccctctgagtgtgtccatcgagtcacagaggtacgagggttcaatgacccacagaaggaggagtacttcaggaagaggatcagtgatcagagcctggccaataacatcatcacacacctgaagtcattaagaagcctctacatcatgtgccacatcccagtcttctgctggatttcagccactgttctagagagaatgttgggtgaagcagagagtggagagatccccaagactctgactcaaatgtacacacacttcctcatcatTCAGACAAACATCATAGGAGAAAAGTACTCAAAGAAGCAGAAGAGTGATAAAATGCTTCTTAaactgggaaaactggcttttCAGCAGCTGAAGAAAGggaacctgatcttctatgaggaagacgtGAGaaagtgtggcattgatgtgagagaagcagcagtgtactcaggtgtgtgtacgcaaatcttcagagaggagtttgggcttcaccagagtaaagtgTACTGCTTTGTTCATCTGAGCATTCAGGAGCACCTCGCAGCTCTGTATGTGCACCTGACATTCATgataaaaaagagaaatgttctTATTCAGCATCAGGTCTCTATATGGTGGATGGAAAAAATTACAATCTCAGAGGTACACAAGAGTGCTGTAGATCAGGCTTTAGAAAGTCAGACTGGACATCTGGATCTTTTCCTTCGCtttcttctgggtctctcagTGAAGTCCAATCAGAAACTCTTACATGCCTTAGTAACACAGGCAGGAAGTAGCTCCCAGAGCAGAGAGGAAACGGTTCAGTACATTAAGAAGAAGATCGGTGAAGATCTtcctccagagaaatccatcaatctgttccactgtctgaatgaactgtgTGATAATTCTCTAGTGGAGGAAATCCAACACTAcctgaaatctggaaaacaaagtgaattctcttcttcacagtggtctgctctggtgtttgtgttactgacatCAGCACAGGAGCTGGAAGAATTTGACCTGAGTAAATATATCAGTACAGATAAGATACCAGAAACTGTTTTTCTGAAGCTGATGCCTGTGATTGCAGCATCCAGAAAAGCAATGTAA